A single window of Dermacentor albipictus isolate Rhodes 1998 colony chromosome 1, USDA_Dalb.pri_finalv2, whole genome shotgun sequence DNA harbors:
- the Ppat-Dpck gene encoding bifunctional coenzyme A synthase isoform X2, translated as MFQTGLLILTSSPRILTSNVSAYLKAAKNFVNKTLYIKLEPNQHHLWPVQQPVFTPSELSQLRKLIPDIYFKAAGVCAHLDIRVLQSCFKDPSRKENHLKPSFDVVLTDGSHGRNDLELYVGHQFNKSCSNFHCLESKLTVIDANEDSFNGFSHGSNGVQNNSTFQTFESVCLGGTFDRLHLGHKVLLSEAVLHASGKLVVGVTDGDMLKGKLLWELIEPVETRMHALLDFLHDIDTTLHYDVTPIYNPYGPTIEDNDLECLYVSEETMKGGRLVNEERARRGMSPMVIRSVGLAEDVCRGIDEEFKVSSSSLRRRQLGTILTPPKPRPDLPDRPYLIGVTGGICTGKSHIIKTLESLGAVVINCDPLGHESYRPGTNAYSQIVETFGEQVVSPDGTINRKLLGTIIFADEAKRQQLNKIVWPEVSRLIDERLEEHRRKVIC; from the exons ATGTTTCAGACAGGTCTCTTAATTTTAACCTCATCCCCTAGGATCTTGACATCAAATGTATCTGCCTATTTAAAGGCTGCGAAGAACTTCGTTAACAAAACTTTATACATTAAGCTTGAGCCCAACCAGCACCACTTGTGGCCTGTCCAACAACCTGTTTTCACACCTTCAGAACTGTCCCAACTACGAAAGCTCATTCCAGACATCTATTTTAAGGCAGCTGGAGTGTGTGCGCATCTTGACATCAGAGTTCTCCAAAGTTGCTTCAAGGATCCTTCTCGTAAGGAGAATCACTTGAAGCCATCTTTTGACGTTGTGCTGACAGATGGCAGCCATGGCCGCAACGATTTGGAGCTGTACGTTGGACACCAGTTCAACAAGAGCTGTTCGAATTTCCACTGTCTTGAGAGCAAGTTGACTGTCATCGATGCCAATGAGGACAGCTTTAATGGCTTCAGTCACGGAAGCAATGGGGTCCAAAACAATTCCACCTTTCAGACTTTTGAAAGTGTCTGTCTTGGAGGTACCTTCGACCGCCTGCATCTTGGCCACAAGGTGTTGCTCTCAGAGGCAGTGCTGCATGCATCGGGCAAGCTTGTCGTTGGAGTGACGGATGGTGACATGTTGAAAG GTAAACTGCTTTGGGAGCTGATAGAGCCAGTGGAGACTCGTATGCATGCATTGCTAGACTTTCTGCATGACATCGACACAACACTGCACTATGACGTGACACCCATCTACAACCCATATGGGCCAACCATTGAAGACAACGATTTGGAATGTCTGTACGTGAGCGAAGAAACCATGAAAGGAGGCAGACTGGTCAATGAGGAGCGAGCCAGGCGG GGCATGTCTCCAATGGTTATCCGATCTGTAGGCCTAGCTGAAGATGTTTGTCGTGGCATCGATGAGGAATTTAAAGTGAGCTCGTCTTCACTGAGGCGGCGGCAGCTTGGCACAATCCTTACTCCACCCAAG CCAAGACCTGATCTTCCTGACCGACCATACCTTATTGGTGTGACCGGGGGCATCTGCACTGGCAAAAGCCACATCATCAAGACACTGGAGTCCCTAGGGGCGGTAGTGATAAACTGTGACCCGCTTGGCCATGAGAGCTATCGGCCGGGTACAAACGCATATTCCCAAATAGTGGAGACCTTTGGTGAACAAGTGGTTAGCCCTGATGGCACAATCAACAGGAAACTCCTCGGCACCATAATTTTTGCAGATGAG GCAAAACGACAGCAGCTAAACAAGATTGTCTGGCCAGAAGTCTCCCGTCTCATTGATGAACGACTTGAAGAGCACAGACGAAAAG TGATTTGCTGA
- the Ppat-Dpck gene encoding bifunctional coenzyme A synthase isoform X1 translates to MFQTGLLILTSSPRILTSNVSAYLKAAKNFVNKTLYIKLEPNQHHLWPVQQPVFTPSELSQLRKLIPDIYFKAAGVCAHLDIRVLQSCFKDPSRKENHLKPSFDVVLTDGSHGRNDLELYVGHQFNKSCSNFHCLESKLTVIDANEDSFNGFSHGSNGVQNNSTFQTFESVCLGGTFDRLHLGHKVLLSEAVLHASGKLVVGVTDGDMLKGKLLWELIEPVETRMHALLDFLHDIDTTLHYDVTPIYNPYGPTIEDNDLECLYVSEETMKGGRLVNEERARRGMSPMVIRSVGLAEDVCRGIDEEFKVSSSSLRRRQLGTILTPPKPRPDLPDRPYLIGVTGGICTGKSHIIKTLESLGAVVINCDPLGHESYRPGTNAYSQIVETFGEQVVSPDGTINRKLLGTIIFADEAKRQQLNKIVWPEVSRLIDERLEEHRRKGTKVVVLESALLLEAGWESKFHQVWVCVIPVDEALKRVMARDNLEKDQALRRVQAQMSNKERVDKANVIFCSLWDYATTERQVAKAWNELQAFLGKEKTSAL, encoded by the exons ATGTTTCAGACAGGTCTCTTAATTTTAACCTCATCCCCTAGGATCTTGACATCAAATGTATCTGCCTATTTAAAGGCTGCGAAGAACTTCGTTAACAAAACTTTATACATTAAGCTTGAGCCCAACCAGCACCACTTGTGGCCTGTCCAACAACCTGTTTTCACACCTTCAGAACTGTCCCAACTACGAAAGCTCATTCCAGACATCTATTTTAAGGCAGCTGGAGTGTGTGCGCATCTTGACATCAGAGTTCTCCAAAGTTGCTTCAAGGATCCTTCTCGTAAGGAGAATCACTTGAAGCCATCTTTTGACGTTGTGCTGACAGATGGCAGCCATGGCCGCAACGATTTGGAGCTGTACGTTGGACACCAGTTCAACAAGAGCTGTTCGAATTTCCACTGTCTTGAGAGCAAGTTGACTGTCATCGATGCCAATGAGGACAGCTTTAATGGCTTCAGTCACGGAAGCAATGGGGTCCAAAACAATTCCACCTTTCAGACTTTTGAAAGTGTCTGTCTTGGAGGTACCTTCGACCGCCTGCATCTTGGCCACAAGGTGTTGCTCTCAGAGGCAGTGCTGCATGCATCGGGCAAGCTTGTCGTTGGAGTGACGGATGGTGACATGTTGAAAG GTAAACTGCTTTGGGAGCTGATAGAGCCAGTGGAGACTCGTATGCATGCATTGCTAGACTTTCTGCATGACATCGACACAACACTGCACTATGACGTGACACCCATCTACAACCCATATGGGCCAACCATTGAAGACAACGATTTGGAATGTCTGTACGTGAGCGAAGAAACCATGAAAGGAGGCAGACTGGTCAATGAGGAGCGAGCCAGGCGG GGCATGTCTCCAATGGTTATCCGATCTGTAGGCCTAGCTGAAGATGTTTGTCGTGGCATCGATGAGGAATTTAAAGTGAGCTCGTCTTCACTGAGGCGGCGGCAGCTTGGCACAATCCTTACTCCACCCAAG CCAAGACCTGATCTTCCTGACCGACCATACCTTATTGGTGTGACCGGGGGCATCTGCACTGGCAAAAGCCACATCATCAAGACACTGGAGTCCCTAGGGGCGGTAGTGATAAACTGTGACCCGCTTGGCCATGAGAGCTATCGGCCGGGTACAAACGCATATTCCCAAATAGTGGAGACCTTTGGTGAACAAGTGGTTAGCCCTGATGGCACAATCAACAGGAAACTCCTCGGCACCATAATTTTTGCAGATGAG GCAAAACGACAGCAGCTAAACAAGATTGTCTGGCCAGAAGTCTCCCGTCTCATTGATGAACGACTTGAAGAGCACAGACGAAAAG GTACCAAAGTGGTTGTCTTGGAGTCTGCACTTCTTTTGGAGGCTGGCTGGGAAAGCAAGTTTCACCAGGTGTGGGTGTGCGTCATTCCTGTGGACGAA GCGCTGAAGCGAGTGATGGCCAGGGACAACCTGGAGAAAGACCAAGCACTGCGCCGAGTCCAAGCCCAGATGTCTAACAAGGAACGTGTGGACAAGGCTAATGTCATCTTCTGCTCCCTTTGGGATTATGCCACAACAGAACGACAG GTGGCAAAAGCATGGAATGAACTTCAAGCATTCTTAGGCAAGGAGAAGACATCAGCTCTGTAA